The nucleotide sequence CGGCGGTTTTGACGACAAGGCCGACGATGTCACCTACGACGGCTGCATTTCGATCGGCAATCAAAAGGGGTTTCGCTACTGGGGCGACAACGGCAACTACGTGAATTGTCTCGCGGCCTACAACCAACAGTATGGCGGCACCGGCAACTCCGACGGCCTCTGGGTGGGCAAGCAGTCGAGCCGCTCCCACTCCGCTTACGTGCACGTTTCCCTCTCCACGTTTCACAACAACGCCGAGTGGGCGCTGGAATCCTACGAAGGCGGGCAGATCACGGCGACCGATTGCATTGTCTCGGTTGATGGCGACTGGACGAATGCCTACCTCGTGAGCAGCGGCCCCATCACGCTCAGTGGCACTGCGCAGTGGCGCACCAGTTCCAGCCTGGGTCCCGATCCGCAATACGTCGCGCCTTCCCGAACCTGGACCGGGTCCCCGGCCGACGCCTTCAACAGTGAGCTCTACGAGGACGCCAAAGGCTATTTTGGCCAAGGCGGCGCGCCGACGGGACCCGTGGTGTCAGTCACCGCCACGGATGGCAGCGCCGCCGAACCGTCAAATAACGGCACCTTCACGCTGACCGCGTCGCCCGCGCCGGAGGCTCCTCTTACGGTCAACCTCACCCTCGCCGGCACGGCCACCAACGGCACCGATTATTCCACCATCGCCAGCACCGTCACGATCGGGACGAGCGGCACCGCCACCATTGATGTGGCGGTGATTGACGACTCCGTGAGCGAGGTCAGCGAAACCGTGTTGCTCTCGGTCGCGTCGGGCACGGGATACAGTGTGGGCAGCCCATCCGGAGCGACCGTCACGATCGCCGACAACGAGCCGCCCCCGCCGCCGAATGTGACCATTGTGGCCACCGACAGCTCGGCGGGCGAGCCGTCGAACAACGGCACCTTCACGCTCACGGCGTCACCGGCGCCGACCAGTGCCATCACGGTCAATCTGAGTGTCGCCGGCACCGCCACGAACGGCACCGACTACAGCACCATCGGCTCCTCCGTCACCATTGGCACAAGTGGCACCGCCACGGTGGGGGTCGCCGTGATTGACGATGCCGCGACCGAAGGCAGCGAAACCGTCATTCTCACAGTCGGTTCCGGCACCGGCTACACCGTCGGCAGCCCCGCCACCGCCACGGTCACGATCAGCGCCAGCGATACGCCTCCCTCGGTCAATATCAGCACGTCTTCCAGCAGCGCCGCCGAAGGCGGAGGTTCGGGACGTTTTGCGATCACCGCCATTCCTTCACCGGCCAGCCCCATCTCGGTAACTCTCACCATCACCGGCACCGCCATCAACGGCACGGACTACACCACGATCCCGACCTCTGTGACGCTCTATCCAGGACCGGGCACTGCCGAGGTCGATATTGACGCGATCGACGACGCCCTGTTCGAGGGAACCGAAACCGTGGTGCTCACCGTCGCCTCCGGATCGGGTTACGCCGTGGGCAGCCCCAGCAGCGCCACCGTGACGATTAACGACAACGATTCCGGTGGCGGGGGCGGCTCCACGCCGGTCGTTACGATCAGTGCGACCGACAGCTCGGCGGGCGAGCCGTCGAACAATGGGACCTTCACGCTCACCGCGTCGCCGGCCCCGTCCAGTCCGATCACCGTCAACCTGGGCCTCGCGGGCACGGCGACCAACGGCTCCGACTACAGCACGATTGCCAGCACCGTGACGATCGGCACCGGCGGCACGGCCACGGTCAACGTGGCCGTGACCGATGACGCTGCGGTCGAAGGCAGCGAGACCGTGGTCCTTGCGGTGAATTCGGGTTCCGGATACACGATAGGCGGAGCAAATTCCGCCACCGTGACCATCGCCGATGACGATACTTCAGGCACGCCGGTGGTGACGATCAGCGCGACCGACAGTTCGGCCGGAGAACCGTCGAACAACGGGACCTTCACGCTCACCGCGTCGCCCGCCCCGTCCAGTTCGATAACCGTCAACCTGAGCCTCGCGGGCACGGCGACCAATGGCGCCGACTACAGCACGATCGCATCCACCGTGACGATCGGCACCGGCGGCACGGCCACCGTTACGGTGGCGGTGATAAACGATTCGTCGGTCGAAGGCACGGAAACCGTGGTGCTCACGGTGAATTCAGGTTCCGGATACGACGTGGGCGGCGCAGACAACGCGACGGTGAACATCGCCGATGACGACTCCGGTTCGTTGCCGCAGATCAACATCAGCACGTCGTCCAGCAGTGCCTCGGAAGGCGGCGGCACCGGCCGGTTTGCCATCACCGCCATGCCGTCGCCGTCTAGCGCGATCACGGTGAACCTGAGCATTGCGGGCACCGCGACCAACGGAGTCGACTACGACACCGTGGCCACCACCGTGACGATAAACCCGGGACTCGGGACGGCGGAAATCGATATCGATGCCATTGACGACTCCGTGACCGAAGGCACCGAATCGGTCGTGCTGACGATAGCCGCCGGTTCGGGATACACGGTCTCCAGTCAACACACAGCGACGGTTACGATCAACGACAACGACTCCTGAAGTCGGTTGGTCGCGCATTACGTTACGACGGCGGCTCCTTTCCCGGGGCCGCCGTTTCGTTGGTCCGGACTCGGCTCGGCCCTCGCGTGCAACGACTTGTCAACCGCGGTCCTTTCGAGCCCGGCGAGTGCCCGTTTGGATGTCCGTCCGCGGTGTTCCGATTCCCCGAAACCCGTTTCCACCCCACACCATACCATGAATCTCCACACCATGACGGACCTCGGGCGCATGCGCACGATGACCTCCGCCGAACTCCGACAAACGTTCCTCGTCGAAGCGCTGTTCCAGCCGGGTGCGATCACCCTGGTTCGCACGGATCTCGACCGGGCGATTGTCGGCTCCGCCGTTCCCGGCGCGCGGGCGTTGACCTTGGAGCCGCCGCCGGAACTGCGGGCGTCGTCGTTCACCGAGCGCCGCGAGTTGGGCGTGCTGAATCTCGGCGGGGCGGGCTCGATCCTGGTCGATGGCGAACGCCATGCGATGGCCGCGCGGGATGCGCTATACGTTGGCCGCGGCGACCATAAGATCGTGTTTGAGTCGGACCGTCCGGATGCAGCGGCTCGCTTTTATTTTGTGAGCTACCCGGCGCATGCGGTCTATCCGACGACGCATGCGAGTTTTGCGGACGCGGCACCGCTCCGCCTCGGGACGTCGGCCGACGCCAACGAGCGCACGATCTACAAATATATCCACGAGGACGGCATCCAAAGCTGCCAACTCATGATGGGCTTCACGTGGCTCGAGGAAGGCAGCGTGTGGAACACCATGCCACCACACTGGCACCTTAGCCGTTCGGAGATTTACCTCTACTTCGATCTCCCGGCCGAGGCCTGCGTGATACACCTGATGGGAGCGCCCGACGAAACCCGGCACCTGATCGTGCGCAACGAACAAGCCGTGCTGTCGCCCCCATGGTCGATCCATTCCGGCGCAGGAACACAGCGCTACGGGTTTGCCTGGGCGATGGGCGGGGAGAACCGGGAATTCGCCGACATGGAAGCCGTGTCCCCCAAAATCCTGCGTTGAAGGATGCCGCATGAAATTACCCCGCCCCGTTCCGGATCAAACTTCACCCGACGTCTCGCATGGCTCTCCGAAAGGTAAACCCAGTCGGGTGCGCTGGCGCATTTGTGCGATGTTGTTTTTCGCGACGACGATCAACTATATCGACCGCCAGATCCTCGGGATACTGAAGCCGGAACTGACACGCGATCTGGGTTGGAGCGAGATCGACTACAGCAACGTCATCTTCGCGTTCCAACTCGCGTATGCCGGTGGCTACCTCTTTGGCGGCCGTCTCATCGACCGGATTGGCGTGCGCCTGGGTTACGCGGCGGCGGTGGCCGGTTGGAGCCTCGCGGCGATGGCCCACGCGGCGGTGCGTTCGGTGGCGGGATTCGGCGTAGTGCGATTTGCGCTCGGTCTGACCGAGGGGGGGAATTTCCCGGCGGCGGTGAAAGCGGTGAGCGAGTGGTTTCCCCGTCGGGAACGCGCCTTGGCCACCGGCATTTTTAATTCCGGCAGCAGTGTTGGTGCGCTGGTGACGCCGTTGGTGGTCCCATGGATTACGGTCCGCTACGGCTGGTCTGTCGCCTTTCTCGCGACCGGGGCGTTGGGCCTTGTTTGGCTGATAGCTTGGTGGTGGATCTATGCTGCCCCCGAGGAGCACCCGAAGGTTTCAGCGGCGGAATTGGCTCTGATCCGGAGCGAACCCAGTGAGCCGACCGCGCGTGTGCCGTGGGGGGAGTTGCTGCGGCACCGGCAAACGTGGGCGTTCATTGCCGGCATGTTCATTGCCGCGCCGGTCTGGTGGTTCTGGTTGTTTTGGGTGCCGGATTTTCTGCACAAGAGCCATGGCCTGAATCTGCTGCAGCTGGGACCGCCGTTGGTGGTGATCTACCTCATGACTGACTTCGGCAGCATCGGGGGCGGCTGGCTGTCCTCGCATTTGATCGGGCGCGGTTGGACGGTGAACGCGGCGCGCAAGACGGCCATGCTGGCGTGCGCGTTGTGTGTCGTGCCGGTGATCATTGCGCCGGTAGTTTCTGACCTTTGGGCCGCTACGTTGCTGATCGGTCTCGCCGCTTCGGCGCATCAAGGCTTTGCCGCGAATCTCTTCACGCTGGTGTCGGACACGGCGCCCCGTCACGCGGTGAGTTCGATCGTGGGCTTAGGCGGTGCGGCGGGGGCGATCGGCGGCATGCTGGTGGCCAAGGTCACCGGCTACGTGTTGGAATGGACGGGCGATTTCCGGCCGTTGTTCGCTGCTGCTGCGGGAGCGTATCTAGTCGCCCTGCTCGTCATCCATCTGCTGAGCCCACGGCTCACGCCGATGAAACTTTCCTCATGACAAACCCTGAATGGCAGACGGATTTGGAACTGTTCGCGTTGGTGCAACGCGAACTCTACACGCCGGTGGTGGGCGACATCTTGGATGCGCTGGGCCGCTACCACCAGTTTCTCCCCCAACCAGTGCAGCCGATGGTCGAGAGCATGACAGTGGTCGGACGGGCGATGCCGGCGTTGATGATCGACGTGCACGGACCGCAGGAAAAGCCGTTCGGCTTGCTCACGGAAGCACTCGACGATCTACGTCCCGGCGAAGTCTATCTCGGGGCTGGCGGAGCGATGCGATGCGCCTATTGGGGCGAGCTACTCACCGCTGCCGCTCGGACACGAGGGGCCGTGGGCGCGGTCGTTGACGGCTTCCATCGGGACACGCCGCAGGTGCGGGAGCAACAGTGGCCCGTGTTCAGTCGGGGACGTTTCGCACAGGATTCCTCGGTTCGCACGGCGGTGACCGCCTTTCGTTGCCCGATCGAAATCGGCGGGGTGTGGGTGGAACCGGGCGATCTGGTTTTCGGCGATCTCGACGGCGTCGTCATCGTGCCCCGCGCCTGCGAAGCCGAGGTGGTGACTCGTGCGTTGGAAAAGGCGCGCGGAGAAAAGGCCGTGCGCCAGGCCATCGAAGGCGGGCTCAGCGCGACCGCGGCATTCCAGAAATTTGGTATCCTCTGATTTCATTCCCTGCTCATGATCAATCCTCCTGCTGAAACTCCGCCCAAATCCCTGCCGTCAAATGGCTCCGCTTCGCTGAAGGGGACGGCGTTCGATCTCACCGGCCAGACCGCGCTCATCACCGGCGGCGGCACCGGACTGGGTTTGGCGATGGCGCAGTGTCTGGCCACGGCGGGTGCTCGTGTGGTGCTGGTGGGACGCCGACCTGAAGAACTAGCCAAGGCGTGTGCGCAGATCGGACCGACCGCCTTTGCTCTGCCAGGAGATGTCACGCGTTTGGAGGATGCTCCTAGTCTGGTGGAGCGCGCCGAGGCGCAGGCCGGCCCGATCACGCTTCTCATCAACAATGCCGGTGTGCACTTGAAGAAAGCGGCGACCGAAACGACGGACGTGGAATTTGCCGCCGTGCTGCAGACCCACGTTTTCGGGGCGTTCGCGATCACGCGGGAGGCGGGGAAACGCATGGTCGCACGCGGAGCGGGTTCGGTGCTGTTCACGGCGTCGATGACTTCACTTATCGGGCTGTCTGCGGTGGTCGCTTATTCCGCCGCCAAGAGCGCCTACGTCGGTCTCGTTCGCTCCCTGGCGACGGAGTGGGGTCCCCACGGCATTCGCGTCAATGCATTGGCGCCGGGATGGATCGCCTCCGACATGCTGGCCAAGGTGTTGGACGGAGATCCGGCTCGGCGGGAGAAGATCCTTTCACGGACGCCGCTCGGGCGTCTTGGTGATCCTACTGACATCGGTTGGGCCGCCGTTTATCTGGCCTCGCCCGCCGCGCGATTCGTGACCGGCGTGGTGCTCCCGGTCGACGGTGGCGCGGCGGGAGGGTTCTGACCTGTAGCCGGTCCCATTGCGAGCGGTCGGAACGTGCAAGGGCTTGCGCAACGGGGGCGTCGAGTTCGCGTTCCGGTGGGAGTTCGATGGTCGCGTTCCTTTCTGTTTTTGGTGCTGCGGAATTTCTTCCGCCGGGCCTCATGACCCAACCTTCCCCTTACCCCTTTATCCTCCATGCGCGAGTCGCCACCCGATCCCAAACCCGTCTTGCCGGCGGTGCCCCTGAGGCGGATATCATCACGGCCGTGAGTGGTTTGAAGAGGGGGGCGGAGTTGGGTCGTCGTTCGGGGAAATCAGGCGCCAGTGCCGGTGCCCGGGGAGACCGGTCGGAGACTTCCAACGTGGTCACTTGTGCGGACCGGATGTGGGCGATCTTCGACAAGTTACGTCTTATCAAATCCCGGGCGTGGAATCTCGATATCAACCGCTGGGACTGGTCGAGTGGCGTGGGATTGTGGGGCGTGATGCGTTGCCACGAAGTGCTCGGTGATGCCCGCTGCCTGGATTTTCTCGTCAGCTGGGTGGAGCAAAATATGGCGGGTAGGGTCAAGGGCTCCGTCAATCACGTGCTGCCTGCCTACATCGTCGAATACCTCTGGCGCGTGCAGGGCGATGAGCGTTATCGGAAGATTTGCGATGAATACGCTGAGTGGTGTTTGGATCAGGCGACTCGCACCGACAACGGTGGTTTGGCGCATGTATGGCCGGGGGGGCAGGATGACTATCGGCATCAATTGTGGGTCAACAGCACGTTCATGGCGGGCATGTTTATGCTGCGTTACGGCGCGGAGTTGCCGAATGAAGCACTTTTTGATGATGGCTGCCGCCAATATCAGATCCATCTGGAGTCGCTCTACGATGCGAAGATCGGGCTGTTCTTTCACGGGTATCACTGCCAACTGCGTGGCCCGATCGGTGACTACTGGGGCCGGGGTAATGGATGGATGGTGGCCAGTTTGACCGAGGGCCTGTCGTGGTTGCCGCCCGACCATAGCTTGCGCGAATCAGCAGAGAGGATCTTCCAAGCGACGATGCAACGGGCGTTGAGTTTGAAAACCGCAGACGGTCGGCTCCGCGTAATGCCGCTGGTCGACGATGCCTACCCCGAGAGCACCTGTTCCGCGCTGTTTGGTTTTGCGGCGTTGCGGGGTTTCCGCCGTGGTTTGCTCCCGCGCGCGTTTCTTGATTGGGGCCTGCAACTTTCGAAGACGATGGGCGATCTGATTAGCGAAGACGGCCGCGTCGCCAATTGCTCCCATAGTGCGAATCCGGATTCGATGGAGGCTTACCTGCAACGACCCTGCGAGCAGTCCTTGTATGCCGATGGGATCATGCTGGCGTTTCTGGCGGAGGCGATCATCGCGATCCAATCGTCGGGAAAGTCTGCTCCAGTTTCCGCTGTATCTGACTAGACGATTTTATTTTTTCAAGCCGTCGAACTCTTCAGCCAATCCCTTACCATTCTCACCCTGAGACAACCCATGCTATAACCCCCCTCCGTGCCCCTCACCTGACTCAATCAGGCGCTCGAGTCGGACCGACGGCCTTGACCACGTATTCCCGCCATTCATGCTTCGTCCACGAATGGCATCGGTGCCTCCCGTAACGCCCATTCCGGTTTCGCTCAGCGCAACCCTGCTTTCGCAACGTTCGACCAACCCCTCTCGAAATGGCCACTGCCCCACGTTCCGTTTCCATACCGCTCCCGGAATCCTCGGATGTCCCGTCGGAAGGTTCCAGCACCACCATGCAGGACATTGCCGAACAAGCGGGTGTTTCGCTGAGCACCGTGTCGCGGGCGTTGCATGATAATCCCCGGATCGGAGTCCGCACGCGCGACCGTATCCATCGGATCGCGGCGGATCTCGGCTACCGACCGAACCCGATGGTGGCGGCATTGATGAAACAATTGCGGACGAATCGGCCGGTCGCGCCCGTTTGCAACTTGGCTTGGCTGGACTTCTACGAGGACCCCGAGGCGTGGAAGCAGTCCGCCGTGCAGCGGGGGTTCTACGCCGGCGCGCTGGCCCGCGCCCGAGCGCGCAATTATTCGCTGGAACGCATTCAGGTCTGCGCCCCCGGGATGACACCATCCCGCCTGAATCACATCCTCGAAAGCCGCGGTATTCGGGCGGTGCTTATGTCGTGGATGCGTGACTCCGACGGGATTAGCAGTTGCCTCCCGTTTGATTTGAATCGGTTTGCCGTGATCTCCGTGGGCACGCGCTATCAACGTCCGGACCTGTCGTATGCCAGTGACGACCAATACATCAGCAGCTGCTTGGCCATCCGCCGGCTTTGGGAGCTCGGATACCGTCGGATCGGTTATGTCGGAGAACCTGGGATTGAGCGGATCGTGGAAAACCGTTTCAGCGCGGGCTATCTCACGACGCTGACCATCGAGTTGGGGGGCACCACCCTCCCGCCTTTGTTCACCTTCGACGATGTTGACGTGGTGGAGTGGTGGCACCGGTTTCGTCCGGATGCGATTCTGACCTCCAATCGGCTCGTGCTGCGCAATTTGCGGCAGCATGGCATCCGAGTCCCGGAAGATGTGGGATTGGCTCATCTCAACATCGAAGATTGTGCGGATTACGCGCCGGCCGAATTGGCCGGGATCAAGCAGGACAACGAGCGGGTGGGAGAGGGGGCGGTCGATTTTTTGATCAGCCAGATATCCACCAACGCCGTCGGTCCGCCCGAGATCCCGCGCGGTGTGTTGACTCCGAGTCTTTGGGTGGAGGGACCAACGGTGAGGCAGGTGACTGTCGCCGCGAGCGATCAATCCCCGTAGATGATCCCGCACGAATGTCGCGGGGCCTCGCTGGAAATCCACCGCCGCGAATGCCTGCCATGCAACGAATCGCACAGCGGTTCCCTTGCCGTGAGTCGGTTTTAACCCCGCCCTGAAATGGTTCCCATGGCATTTTCAAACCTTTCGGCCGACGGCATTGCGCTTGGTGGGTGGGATTCCTGGTCCAGCCGATTGGCGGGCTGGGTCCGACCGGTCCGATTCATATCGTTGATGGTTTTAGTCTCGCTTCGAGGGATCGCGGCCGGGGAGCCACCGGCGGCGGATGAGGTCAGAGCCGCACTCGACCGGGCGGTGACCTATTTTAACTCGATCTCCACCGCAGGCGGATATTTGTGGGAATACTCCAGCGACCTGACGGAGCGTTTCGGCGAAGAACCCGCCACCTCTTCGCAGATTTGGGTGCAGCCGCCGGGAACACCGTCGGTTGGGCAGGCCTTGCTCCTCGCCTACGCCGCGACCGGGAATCAGTCGCATCTCGAGGCGGCGCGTGCGGCCGCTCTGGCCCTGACTCACGGCCAGCTCGAATCCGGGGGGTGGGATTACTTGATCGAGTTCGACCCCGCGAAACGCTCGCAATGGTGCTACCGTGATGAGGTGGGGACGGCCGCGTTTTCGGACGATGAGCGGACGAATGTTTCGAATTACGACGACGATAATACGCAGAGTGTGCTGCGCTTCTTTCTGGCATTTGTTGATGCCGCCCGATCCGCGCCCAGTCCGCGCGACGAAGCGATTCGTGACGCGCTGGAATATGGGCTGAAAAAATTGCAGGAGGCCCAATTTGCGAATGGCGCATGGTCGCAGCGTTGGGACGGTCGTCCCCACGATCCCGCCCGCTACCCGATCCTGCCGGCAAGCCTGCCCGAAAACTATCCTCGCGAGTTTCCTTCTCCCGACTACTTCGATTTCTACACCTTCAACGATAACACCATTCGCGACGCCCTCATGCTCATGTTGGATGCCCGGCGTAGAACGGGTCGGGTGGAATTTCGTGAATCCGCCAGGCGGGCGGCGGATTTTATAGTGCTGGCGCAGCTGCCGGAGCCGCAGCCGGGCTGGGCGCAGCAATATGACGCGGCCATGCACCCCGCGTGGGCGCGGGCGTTCGAACCGCCGGCCGTCAGTTCCTTCGAGAGCGCGGGGGTGGTGCGCTTGTTGTTGGATCTGCATCGCGAGTTTTCCGACCCGCGCTTTATGGAGGCGGCGGGTCGCGCCGTCGCGTGGTTCCGGCGATCGGCGATCAGGGAGAATCGCTGGGCGCGCTATTACGAACTGCACACCAACCGCCCCATCTATGGGGATTGGGACGGTCGGATTCACTACACGTTGGCCGAGTTGAGCGCGGAGCGGCAGACGGGTTATTATTGGGAGGAAGCATTCGGTATCGCCGACACGATCGCCGCATATGAAGCGGCGGTGGCCGCCTCGAGCGACGCCGCCGGGGCGGAGCCATGGACGCCAAAGGATCGGCCGAAAACGGAGCACGGAATCGAGTCGATCGATGAGGATCAGCTGGCCGCCCGTGCTCGCGATGCGCTGGACGCAATGGATTCCGCTGGTCGTTGGCTGGAACCCGACGGCGGGCGGTTCACGACTGAGCGCTTCATCGCGAACGTGCAACTGTTGTCGGAATTTCTGATTCGCACTCAGAACCCCCGTCCGAAGCCGTCGACTGAATGATGCGACGGCCGCCGCAATTTTTCCAACGCCTCTCTCAACTATGATATTCGAACATTTTGCACTCAACGTGCCCGAACCGCGCGGGATGGCGCAGTGGTATGTTACTCATTTCGGTTGGCAGGTCGTGCGCGACCTCGGGGGGCCGACTCATACCCTTTTCCTCGCCGACAGCACGGGGCGATGCGTGGCGGAATTGTATCACAACAAGTCAGTCTCAATTCCGGCCTACGCCGAAACGCATCCACTGTGTTTTCATTTCGCGGTGATCACCGCCGACGCTCGGGCCGATCGGACTCGGCTCGATGCGGCTGGTGCGACAATGGTCGAGGAAGTCACGCCCGCCGATGGATCAGTGTTGATCATGATGCGTGATCCTTGGGGTGTGCCGGTGCAGTTGTGTCAACGAGCCCAGTCCCTTTGAGTGCGCTTTGTGAATCGCGTTCGCCGCGTGGGGGAATCGGAGGACTTTGGTTTCCGCGTTCAGACCCAATCAATGCTGCGCAAGGGATTGCGCATCCTGAGCAGACTCCAGGCCTACCACGCTCCCGATCGCGCTTTGCGAAGGCGCGAAGGCAAGGTTTCATCCAGAGGCATACATTCCCGAATTAGTCATGGCGCCACCGATCACCCCACCCGTCCCCTCAGACTCTCCTGGAGAGGCGGCCGTTTGCGGATTCCCGTCGGCAGAAACTGCTGCGCGGAAGTTCCCTGGATCTTGCGTGCGAGTCGCCATTGTCGGACTTTCCGGATATGCTCGATGGCACCTGATGATGTTGGCGGAACAAGCATTGTTCGGCCGAGCCCAGTTGGTGGGCGCGACGGTCATCAACCAGGAGGAGGAAGCAGAATTGTGCCGCCGACTGCGCGCCCATGGCGTTCCCCTGTTTGACGACTACCAGAGCATGTTGACGGCGTTGGTCGGCCGGATCGACCTGGTGCTGCTGCCCACCGCCATTCATTGGCACACGCCGATGGTGTTGGCGGCGTTGGAGGCGGGCCTGCACGTGATGGTGGAGAAGCCTGTGGCGGCGACGCTGCAGGATATCGATCGGATGAGAGCGGCGCAGTCGCTCAGCAAACGACTCCTCGCCGTCGGGTTCCAGGA is from Synoicihabitans lomoniglobus and encodes:
- a CDS encoding SDR family NAD(P)-dependent oxidoreductase, producing the protein MINPPAETPPKSLPSNGSASLKGTAFDLTGQTALITGGGTGLGLAMAQCLATAGARVVLVGRRPEELAKACAQIGPTAFALPGDVTRLEDAPSLVERAEAQAGPITLLINNAGVHLKKAATETTDVEFAAVLQTHVFGAFAITREAGKRMVARGAGSVLFTASMTSLIGLSAVVAYSAAKSAYVGLVRSLATEWGPHGIRVNALAPGWIASDMLAKVLDGDPARREKILSRTPLGRLGDPTDIGWAAVYLASPAARFVTGVVLPVDGGAAGGF
- a CDS encoding LacI family DNA-binding transcriptional regulator, which translates into the protein MATAPRSVSIPLPESSDVPSEGSSTTMQDIAEQAGVSLSTVSRALHDNPRIGVRTRDRIHRIAADLGYRPNPMVAALMKQLRTNRPVAPVCNLAWLDFYEDPEAWKQSAVQRGFYAGALARARARNYSLERIQVCAPGMTPSRLNHILESRGIRAVLMSWMRDSDGISSCLPFDLNRFAVISVGTRYQRPDLSYASDDQYISSCLAIRRLWELGYRRIGYVGEPGIERIVENRFSAGYLTTLTIELGGTTLPPLFTFDDVDVVEWWHRFRPDAILTSNRLVLRNLRQHGIRVPEDVGLAHLNIEDCADYAPAELAGIKQDNERVGEGAVDFLISQISTNAVGPPEIPRGVLTPSLWVEGPTVRQVTVAASDQSP
- the kduI gene encoding 5-dehydro-4-deoxy-D-glucuronate isomerase — translated: MNLHTMTDLGRMRTMTSAELRQTFLVEALFQPGAITLVRTDLDRAIVGSAVPGARALTLEPPPELRASSFTERRELGVLNLGGAGSILVDGERHAMAARDALYVGRGDHKIVFESDRPDAAARFYFVSYPAHAVYPTTHASFADAAPLRLGTSADANERTIYKYIHEDGIQSCQLMMGFTWLEEGSVWNTMPPHWHLSRSEIYLYFDLPAEACVIHLMGAPDETRHLIVRNEQAVLSPPWSIHSGAGTQRYGFAWAMGGENREFADMEAVSPKILR
- a CDS encoding MFS transporter, which translates into the protein MKLPRPVPDQTSPDVSHGSPKGKPSRVRWRICAMLFFATTINYIDRQILGILKPELTRDLGWSEIDYSNVIFAFQLAYAGGYLFGGRLIDRIGVRLGYAAAVAGWSLAAMAHAAVRSVAGFGVVRFALGLTEGGNFPAAVKAVSEWFPRRERALATGIFNSGSSVGALVTPLVVPWITVRYGWSVAFLATGALGLVWLIAWWWIYAAPEEHPKVSAAELALIRSEPSEPTARVPWGELLRHRQTWAFIAGMFIAAPVWWFWLFWVPDFLHKSHGLNLLQLGPPLVVIYLMTDFGSIGGGWLSSHLIGRGWTVNAARKTAMLACALCVVPVIIAPVVSDLWAATLLIGLAASAHQGFAANLFTLVSDTAPRHAVSSIVGLGGAAGAIGGMLVAKVTGYVLEWTGDFRPLFAAAAGAYLVALLVIHLLSPRLTPMKLSS
- a CDS encoding RraA family protein, with amino-acid sequence MTNPEWQTDLELFALVQRELYTPVVGDILDALGRYHQFLPQPVQPMVESMTVVGRAMPALMIDVHGPQEKPFGLLTEALDDLRPGEVYLGAGGAMRCAYWGELLTAAARTRGAVGAVVDGFHRDTPQVREQQWPVFSRGRFAQDSSVRTAVTAFRCPIEIGGVWVEPGDLVFGDLDGVVIVPRACEAEVVTRALEKARGEKAVRQAIEGGLSATAAFQKFGIL
- a CDS encoding beta strand repeat-containing protein — encoded protein: MNIPFQSLYRALLCACGIFCSALSVSAATYYLTPAGSGSQNGSSWSNAYALGQLQTTINALAAGDTLNLGSGTYNSTAVIDIKGAGSSGNLRTITGVDTGGGLPLFQGNYDVNVSGSSSKICFRFPGSQTASYWLIKDIKFTSYSWVVSMPLSGSTYTLRSNITFENLDADGIEELFQIRNATQILIKDCDAIRYCKKAFRYDDYTSFLTIQNCTADATGGDDDFPTRAIPAGFCGMNTPGDAPIIHDIALIDCTARNNRYQPQSSYWNGDGFSTEAGTYNVTYTRCKSFDNHDGGFDDKADDVTYDGCISIGNQKGFRYWGDNGNYVNCLAAYNQQYGGTGNSDGLWVGKQSSRSHSAYVHVSLSTFHNNAEWALESYEGGQITATDCIVSVDGDWTNAYLVSSGPITLSGTAQWRTSSSLGPDPQYVAPSRTWTGSPADAFNSELYEDAKGYFGQGGAPTGPVVSVTATDGSAAEPSNNGTFTLTASPAPEAPLTVNLTLAGTATNGTDYSTIASTVTIGTSGTATIDVAVIDDSVSEVSETVLLSVASGTGYSVGSPSGATVTIADNEPPPPPNVTIVATDSSAGEPSNNGTFTLTASPAPTSAITVNLSVAGTATNGTDYSTIGSSVTIGTSGTATVGVAVIDDAATEGSETVILTVGSGTGYTVGSPATATVTISASDTPPSVNISTSSSSAAEGGGSGRFAITAIPSPASPISVTLTITGTAINGTDYTTIPTSVTLYPGPGTAEVDIDAIDDALFEGTETVVLTVASGSGYAVGSPSSATVTINDNDSGGGGGSTPVVTISATDSSAGEPSNNGTFTLTASPAPSSPITVNLGLAGTATNGSDYSTIASTVTIGTGGTATVNVAVTDDAAVEGSETVVLAVNSGSGYTIGGANSATVTIADDDTSGTPVVTISATDSSAGEPSNNGTFTLTASPAPSSSITVNLSLAGTATNGADYSTIASTVTIGTGGTATVTVAVINDSSVEGTETVVLTVNSGSGYDVGGADNATVNIADDDSGSLPQINISTSSSSASEGGGTGRFAITAMPSPSSAITVNLSIAGTATNGVDYDTVATTVTINPGLGTAEIDIDAIDDSVTEGTESVVLTIAAGSGYTVSSQHTATVTINDNDS
- a CDS encoding glycoside hydrolase family 88 protein; this translates as MTQPSPYPFILHARVATRSQTRLAGGAPEADIITAVSGLKRGAELGRRSGKSGASAGARGDRSETSNVVTCADRMWAIFDKLRLIKSRAWNLDINRWDWSSGVGLWGVMRCHEVLGDARCLDFLVSWVEQNMAGRVKGSVNHVLPAYIVEYLWRVQGDERYRKICDEYAEWCLDQATRTDNGGLAHVWPGGQDDYRHQLWVNSTFMAGMFMLRYGAELPNEALFDDGCRQYQIHLESLYDAKIGLFFHGYHCQLRGPIGDYWGRGNGWMVASLTEGLSWLPPDHSLRESAERIFQATMQRALSLKTADGRLRVMPLVDDAYPESTCSALFGFAALRGFRRGLLPRAFLDWGLQLSKTMGDLISEDGRVANCSHSANPDSMEAYLQRPCEQSLYADGIMLAFLAEAIIAIQSSGKSAPVSAVSD